Genomic window (Corticium candelabrum chromosome 3, ooCorCand1.1, whole genome shotgun sequence):
ttcaaacagctctggatcggtcggaaatgtcgaaatcccgttcagacgaattcgttcgaacgggattttgctatctagcgtgatcttttgcgcgtaaaacacgacaaaacgttagacgctaaacgtatcaaatcccggcattgctgtcacgatggccattgaaAGTTGTGGACGTCGAGAAACGCAAGGTAAGATTAGGCTGTCCTTGTcgaccagaccgtactcgcgcccTATGTCGTCCATTCAGTATCAGGGAGACTGAGTGCTCATCGGTATACTACGTACAAAGAATAAAGACACACTTAATCTACATAGCTAAAGAGTGAATggaacaagtataaaaacactttgagaaaatgatcGGTTTCTAGGGATGAGAGTGCacttttaacttaattagttaacttacAGATTGTTCATTGCTCATTTCTTACGTCACAATCTTTTTGCGCTTTCGtcacttgcagcagttgtgtgcaTCTCGACTTTTATATTTACGCTGAAGTCAAGTGTGACACTACTCtggtatgcaattagagatgtaggagatgatgatggcatgaaCGAAATAAGTGTACGTACCAAACACTACCTAGTAGACCCATGCATCTGATCACTTTCTCTACTTGTATTATCAGACGTTCTCTAGTTATAGTTTACAATCTAAAATAGCTAGGCTATAATCGACTTTAGATCGATGTAAATGTAAGTTCAGAAACGCACATCCAAAGCATTATTTTGAAGAGAAATATGAATTGatgtaaatatatttgctATTCTTTCTTATCTAGAGATAAAActgaaattaatttaaaactttTGCAACAGCACGTTCCACTTATCTGAAACCGTCTAAGCATAAAATACTTATTTTTtgttcatttcaatttttttatgaAATTCGTTAGTAACCCATCTACGGCAATGATGATAAGTCAGTATGTGGTAATAAAGTATGGTTGAACGAGAATAGCCGAAATCCCATTTGTCAAAGGTTCGTGTGAATGAGATCCGAGCTGAAGAAATTCAAGGAATCAATTTGTGATATATTTTTACAATTGCTCCAATTTTCATAATGTTTGCAAATTGATAGGTAAACGACAACACACAGGAtaccgttaattaattacagttgCAATCGTCAGCggataaatttattaattcatACAAATGGGTTCCGAGCTGTAAAATTCAAggaagcaattaattaacgaaagcAAGTATGAACTTGATTCGATTTGTCAAGCGTCCAGCGTTTTGTCGTATCTTACGTGCAGAAGAATAATTATAAACTATGTTCCAAAATCTGActcgaacgaattcgtctgaatgggatttcgacatttacGATCCAGAGCTGTACCGAAtgagttgcttctattgtAAAATGTAGtaccataaattaattaataaagcagccattgcattttcagcatcggcacggcagacgtaagacgagAGCATGAAACGGCGAATTGTCAAaaggcgcgagtacggtctggtcgACAAGGACAGCCTAATCTTACCTTGCGTTTCTTGACGTCCACAACTttcaatggccatcgtgacagcaatgccgtgatttgatgcgtttagcgtctaacgttttgtcgtgttttacgcgcaaaagatcacgctagatagcaaaatcccgttcgaacgaattcgtctgaacgggatttcgacatttccgaccgatccagagctgtttgaaagtactgaatgggttgcttctattgtgaaaagtagtgccattgcattctcagcatcggcagacgtaagacgagAGCATGAAACGGCGAATAAGTCGTCAAaaggcgcgagtacggtctggtcgACAAGGACAACAGAATCTTACCTTGCGTTTCTTGACGTCTCCAAGCTTCAAAGGCCATCGTGACAGCGATGCCGTGATTTGATACCTTTagcgtctaacgttttgtcgtgttttacgcgcaaaagatcacgctagatagcaaaatcccgttcgaacgaattcgtctgaacgggatttcgacatttccgaccgatctagagctgtttgaaagtactgaatgggttgcttctattgtgaaaagtagtgccatttcattttcagcatcggcagacgtaagacgtgaacatgaaagAGTCGAATCTCCCCGTCGAgatgcgcgagtacggtctggttgacagggccgtcaaactttgatttgcttttctgactctcaaaagcattttaaGTGGTTTCCATAACAGCGCAGACAATTTTTAGGTTTATTAGATAACGCCTAGCGTCGAAATTTTACCAAGGCAAACTTGTCTTGGGTTCCTAGgcgttctacgtcgtttctgaaaacgactagactttgcagactgtgtaaaagtgagcgaaatgtgtatgtattgcattcagaaagttcaacgtctcaaccgaagacgaaaaacataaaatcccattgggacgaaagattcttcccagtcccgttcgaacgaaagaatcccagtaaaaagatgaacaggccCGTTTTCGCCGTAGAAAGTAACCGTTCGAAGTCGAAAACAAACGCTATACTTGCTCTATATTTACAAAACTTATACGACGTATCAAATCCATGCGCAATGACCTAGTCAAGTACGACTATATCGGCTGTCGGGCACTCAAAGCACGACAAAAGTCGATCTATTGCCAAAACGTGGCAGATAACGCAATATAACTACAGGTAAAATCGCACTTGCCAACGATTCCTcgttttggagaacttgaaaaatttctacctaaattcaagtttgcgggggcgtTTAGACGCTAGGTATCCGAGGataaaatcttgacagtgtcgctttaataaattaaataaaaattgaaaattaaaaagaacgaaaacataaaaattgaaatgtagaaaattaaatagccggaccatccactgacccaCGACGTTATGTGGTCTAAACTTCCACCGTCATCATTGCCAAGTCTACACATCTCATCAAACCTACAATTGTAAATCGATTCATACAACTGCTGTCCAAGTTCGTCAAGTGAACACAATCCAGTTGGTTTCGTGCACCCAGGAATCTCCGTTTCCTCTTCATTTAAAAAGAGTTTGATGTAGATATTGTTGCTGCTAGTTTGCTGACAGTCCTTGTTGGTGGCTTGCTTACAATCATAGACAACGAACAGCAAGTTGGCACTCATAGGAGCTATTTTGCTGATGCGGAATTGACGATTGCGATGATAAGCAAAGTTTGAAGCGAGAAGATGCTCAGATGGTTTGAATAGATTGAGAATTGTTGCTAATGGTATTACTGTTTCAGCATGACAAAACCTATGAGATATAATACATATTTCTATTTTGATATTACACAAGTCCCACAAAACTgagatatataataaattgaAACATTTTTTCTGCATAGCTGTTTGCCTGAATCTGTATTTGTGAGTCTGTCTCgcggtctgtctatctgcctgtttgtttttctgtctatctttctgcctgtctgtcggtttgtctccctgtctgtctgtcggtagtAAAACATACATTTCTTATATTATATGAACAGCAAAAACAGCAACCCTAACTACGTGAGTTTCCAGCAGCTTTAAAAGAACCGCCAACAAGTAAAACAACAAAtccaacaacaaaataattgTTAATCATGTCAGTGAAAATCTAAATGTAAATGTAGAAGGATGAAGTCTAAAAAGGTTTTTTGAGATAACTCCCgcattgcatctctgcaaAGAGACTGAAAAGCATCTTCTCCAAAAGACATTAACATTATTTTTGTTCTTTCTACCGTCATTATCTACAGACAACTCTAACAACTTATTAAAAAATTGGTTCGCTCTCCCTCTCTATCGGCCGAAGTGAGAAGAGGAATGCAATTAGACCTAATCTCAAAGGTATCGGTTTCTTGTTATATTTGGATGCTATTTGCTGTCCCCTCATTGCTACTGCAAAGACGTTCTCCTCAGCTGCACGAGTCATGACCTCCTGGTTCCATAGGTGTGCAAATATTCAATTGCACATCCACACCAGAAGTGGAATCAAAAGCAACTGTACCAAGGCAAGATGTGGAGTTGTTATCGATCTTGGGGCTAGTCACATTCAGTTCTCTTAAATAATTTGTCCGCctgactgtctgtcaaacGCATTTATTCATCATGCAACAACTCCTACGTACACGAATGGCAAGGACACTCACTAAGCTATAAAAACTACTCAAGCTATGACACAAATATTAacaatgtctgtttgtttatactTGCATAATTCttctagttgtttgtttgtttacatgtgtcTACTTGGCTAAAACCTCTTTTCTGTATTGATTTCGTGCGTTCATTGAagtgtctaactgtctgtctgtgtagctGTCTGATGTCTATTGTTTAGTTAAGTCTTAATTTGTACCATTTGCGGTTTTGCTTTCAATTCATCTTACCTAAACGATCcttttattttgttttcaCTGTAGTTTTTCATCTCATAGTAGATTTGTCTAACAAGTGGGCAGCTCATCTTCCAATTGATCTCAGACCCATAGCTACGTTTCCAATAGTTCTTCAAGTCCATTGCATAGCTCACCACCTCCCACTGGTCGAGatcaaacaataaacaaaatggaCTTTCGCCTCGCTCACTAAACACAGACTCAAACACACAAGCCCTCGACATCTGTACCACATCGTACGGCAGTAATGCATTATCAGACTTGTTTCCTGTTAGCTTCAATGATATTTCTCTTGCTAGTCGGTTCATCTCTTCCCCTTTGAAAAACTTCTTTCTTTCAGATGATGCATTGTTTTTTTCAACATGCACATTGTTAATGTATTTGTGGCACAAATCAAAAAATCTCATTTCGTTGTCAACATTAAGTCTGGTGCGGTTGATAGGCACAGAGTCAAGTTTGCAATCTGATAGGCTCCCGGATCCGAGAAATAAGCCTATTCCAAAAGCAGCTGCACTTCTCGCTGTCCTCTCCATGTCAGTACTAGAAAACTCATACGATCTAGATGAGAATCCTTTTTCAAACAACTGAGAAAGTCGCCTAGAAATACGCTGGGCCAACTCAAATTGTTCCCTCAAGCCTCTGTCTGTTACTAAACTGCACGTGTGGCGTGTAAGTTGTATTGGAATTTCCCAAGTCACTGCCCATCCGTACTGGGCGTGGTTAATAATGTCTGATAGGTTTCGTAGCTTACTCTTCAGTGTTTCAAACTCATCCAGTTGTTTCACAGATGGATAACGAGTCCCGTGCCTAATGACGGCGTTTACATGTACAGCTTTGCAACCACATTTGCCATCTGAATCCAAAGGTGAGAGGTCGGTAACACGGTGGCGATCCGGATAAGGAGATTTAGTACCGAAATCAAATGCACGGCCGCCATCCGAAGCTGCAAATGATAGAGAAAGTaaagagaaaacaaaagaaTGGAGTGCCATCGTGGTGCACCCTCGGAAACCCACTTGCATAAACTTCTAGAACTCCGAGGGTAAGCCAAATTACTCTTGTAATATACGGCTTTGCCAAATTATTGCATAAGCAGACTGCTTGATTTTAGCACACAGAAATTGGTTGTATATAAAGATAGTTGCGACATGCAACCCGTATCTTTGCGCCATTTTGTTTTATTGCCTCGCATGTTGGAAAATGCCCTCTATATATATCGTACGAAGCCACAACCGTTTCAAGAAAATTACGAAAGAGTGTATAATTGAGGAAACGTCTTTTGACTAAAATTGAAGTCTGTGAAACATCGCGTAGTATTTTTCCAAGACTCTTgactcatttaattaattaattactaccAAACTCTCGTTGTGTGCCAAGAAGAGTTTTTATTGACGTTTCTTGCACATAACTCTAGTCGCTCAGTTTTAAAATGATTTTAAACCTGGTTGAAAAAGAAATACAGCAAATTTCCAGATGTAACCTCGCGCTGGCCTCGGAGTCCACAAAGACAAAGTCTGCATCCTTGTCAATATACATTGACAGTATCTTCAGTTTACAAGCCATTATAATTACTACCAATTCCCTACAGGTAAACTTAGTCTATACAAAACTGTTGCTAGCATTTTTCTATCAGAGGAATATATACGCAAGGAAAAACACTAATCAGGTgtttacattacattacattacataatTTCTCTTTTACCAGCAAACTGAAAAGTCTATTACATTCCTCTAGCACACCTTTGCTCTCAGAGTTTTTTGCTTGTCAACTTGTCTTAATTTCTGCTTGGCTGAACATACTGTTacataaacacagacaatgtgaaaacacacacagactgaaaAGGCAtaggcacacacagacacacatgccaacagagtgacaCACGTACAAAACCgtcaacacagacacacatgctagcaaacaagcaaaggcactgacacacacacacacacacacacacacacacacacacacacacacacacacacacacacacacaaacacacaaacacacacacacacacacacacacacacacacacacacacacacaaacacacacacacacacacacacacacacacacacacacacacacacacacatacaaacacacacaaacacacacacacacacacacacacacacacacacacacacacacacacacacacacacacacacacacacacatagacaatggacaaatgttaaggcCTGCaggtcattcgtgaatgacgtcaaccttaaggtcagttgtggagatagctcccctgacTCTAGAGAAACGGCTTCCATGTGCtgcgtggaggcttagggccagcgctacaatccacctggagcttggccagagtcatccaagGGCATTGAATATGGCGCAGCTTTTgtgactggacaccaaggcccacaagtactcgtttgctgcatgatgttagggccaagccaaaggtcatgtccaccccagtcaatgaccaggtactcatttatactcctgagtcgacagaagcaattgtgtgtaagtttcttgcttaaggaaactatggcatagctcgccatcactgtgacttgaacctgcaaccctgcaaggttcTGGATGATCttattctccaaatgcactctctaaccaactgaactattgcacacacacacgcgcgcgcacgcacgcacgcacgcacgcacacacacgtacgcacgcgtgcacacacacacacacacacacacacaccaaatcaCATTCCTTTCTCACAATACTACCTGTATGGTCCTGTACAGCACAGACAAAAATGAACACATTTACACAAGCAATAGCATTGTGTCTAATAGGTTAGATCAACACAAAAATGGAAAGCTGATGCAGAGCCTCCTTGGCAGCAAAATAACAAGTGCATTGCAatcactttaattaaactCTTCAAATGGTTGGCTTCCTATCAGCTCTTAGACTCTCAAACTGCGACTTTGCAAAGTGCACCttaaaaacaaagaaacaggtAAACCAAAGACAACATCCAGAGTTTATAGATATACCATTTACAAAAGGTGATGtagatgtacatacatgtgcagACAGAAACTGGACGGACCTCAGTGTATATACAAACACGCCAATGCAAACTGAATGTGCAAACGTTTGTGAGTaattgtgtgtggtgtggtgtggtgtgtgtgtgtgtgtgtgtgtgtgtgtgtgtgtgtgtgtgtgtgtgtgtgtgtgtgtgtgtgtgtgtgtgtgtgtgtgtgtgtgtgtgtgtgtgtgtgtgtgtgtgtgtgtgtattgtactGAATTGTATTTCCAGGCTACGGCTTAGTAGCATAGATATGCTAGTATAGAAGGCATGCCTGTGTtcatgaatgaatgaataaatttAGTAAGTTATCTGCTATTTCACTATGAGCATTACTGGTAGAACTTGGACAAATTATAATTCGCTGTCAAGTGACTTGTTGTATACAACAACAAGATATAgcttaataatttattttaattaagtgaagaCATAGACGTAGTGTTATTGCAGGTGCAGGTGTTTTGTTTTGATGTGTTGTATGCATACACATATTAATTACTGTGCGCCATCTGAATGTtctctttgtgtacatgtagtaataGCATTTTGCGCACAGCATTTGCTCTCAGTATTGCAACTGGTGCCTTTTCGACAACCACAAATTGTGTAAGATAGCTTCTGTCATTGTTTGGGTTTCTAACCATCACTCGGCACTTTTCAATGGGTTTAATGGTAGTTCCATCATATAGAGATAGgatctgttttgttttctttaGGTTCTCAACTGTGCTTAGTTCAGCTTTCCTTAGAACATTGCAGGTTGTTCCTGTGTCCAATTGGAATTGTATTTTTTCCAGCCACTTCCCTTTTGCATATATTCGATTTGAATGTTGGCCGTCAATAGTGTTAATTTACAGTACTTGGGAATTAGAGACTTGGTTGAGATTAGCTAGATATAGTAACACGCGTCCTCGGTTTTGTGGTATAAAAAGACAGCAAAGCAGAACAAGTTCATATGTTAATTTCGGtgttttatgtgtgtgtgtgtgtgtgtgtgtgtgtgtgtgtgtgtgtgtgtgtgtgcgtgtgtgtgtgtgtgtgtgtgtgtgtgtgtgtgtgtgtgtgtgtgtgtgtgtgtgtgtgtgtgtgtgtgtgtgtgtgtgtgtgtgtgtgtgtgtgtgtgtgtgtgtgtgtgtgtgtgtgtgtgtgtgtgtgtgtgtgtgtgtgtgtgtgtgtgtgtgtgtgtgtgtgtggtaaagCGTCAACAAGTAATGTCATGACTGTCTGGGCCTGCACTAGGCTAAAACATTACAAGTCCCTCTTGCTAGATTTCTTGACGACATTAATCTAGAGCACATCGATTTTTTATGCAAGAAAGCATATATACCGGTATATAATGTAACCAGAGCATCAACTGAAAAATTTGGGAGTAAATAGATGTAACGAGGGgaaatggtcacgtgatgcagGGGTAATTAGGCCATATGCAAGGATCGCTCTCAGATCTTCTGGCAATAACATAATGTTGCTTTTACGTTTTATGAGgcatttttatttattttttgtttggaaTTGAGGGTTTTGTGACATTCAGCTCGTTTATGCGAGACATTGAAAGGCCTCCACACCAGACTTAATTTGCGTTACCGCTGTCAGTCAGGACGATCGTCGATTGAAGGCACTACAAGGTATTGAGTCAGAGTACTGAGCAATGGGCAGAAGTGATACGGCATGCAGACTTAGATAGACTGCAGTTTTAAAGTTATAGTTTGCCTGCATGAAACCATGGAATCTGTGGGCTCCGTGCCGACCCATTGTTACTTTTGTCCATTACAAGCACTTCAAAACTGGATGTTTCAAACGTGTTTAACAAGATTCaactgttcgtgaaattgTTGACGAACTACTGCTTTGTAGAGCTAGATGTGATACAAGCTAGATAATTGTTTAACTAGTAGACaacattttttatttcttggTTTCAGATACTTTCTTTGCTAAACCACGTTTATCGATATTTTGGAACGCTCGTGTGCATCAGGATTTACTTATGCTGGTTTTAAGTAGTTGCTCTGTCTTAGACAGTGTTCTTTATTGCACTAAAAAATTGTCACTAGAATACTGCGTGGGGCAACTAATCGTTTTGCTAGAAAGAGAATGCTTCGCTGGCTTTGCAACAAGAGATTTGTAGCATACGCAAACTAATGATTGTTTTGAAAAACATATCAAATTCCAACACTTGACAAGATTAGATAAGTCACAAGAGGTCTGCGTTAGCTAATAGATATGCACCTAATTTCACCCACCTTTCACAACAGTGGAcaatttgcatttttgcaCGAAACCATCAAAGTGCGATGACAATGCTTTGAATTGGAATGATGTTTTTCATAAAAATAATGGCAATGGAAACCTCATTCGTAACCATGAGCAATGAAGTAACAATGCATCAAGAGATGATGCAGGCCAACAGATTGGTTTGGGAATGTGCTACCGCCAAACGGTTGAGCTGCTTACTTTTAACTCTTGGTTCAAAA
Coding sequences:
- the LOC134177108 gene encoding multiple inositol polyphosphate phosphatase 1-like, translating into MALHSFVFSLLSLSFAASDGGRAFDFGTKSPYPDRHRVTDLSPLDSDGKCGCKAVHVNAVIRHGTRYPSVKQLDEFETLKSKLRNLSDIINHAQYGWAVTWEIPIQLTRHTCSLVTDRGLREQFELAQRISRRLSQLFEKGFSSRSYEFSSTDMERTARSAAAFGIGLFLGSGSLSDCKLDSVPINRTRLNVDNEMRFFDLCHKYINNVHVEKNNASSERKKFFKGEEMNRLAREISLKLTGNKSDNALLPYDVVQMSRACVFESVFSERGESPFCLLFDLDQWEVVSYAMDLKNYWKRSYGSEINWKMSCPLVRQIYYEMKNYSENKIKGSFRFCHAETVIPLATILNLFKPSEHLLASNFAYHRNRQFRISKIAPMSANLLFVVYDCKQATNKDCQQTSSNNIYIKLFLNEEETEIPGCTKPTGLCSLDELGQQLYESIYNCRFDEMCRLGNDDGGSLDHITSWVSGWSGYLIFYISIFMFSFFLIFNFYLIY